The genomic window CGGGCAGGGGAGGCACTGGTgtgcccctggcagccctgcccgcACCCtacacccccagcacagcatccCCCCGAGGCTGGGcatgtgccagcccctgctgcctgggggagctgacccaggctgtgctgcttctcacctgctccaaccccagcagcagggctgggggctgcacaaagcacaggagggagaggctgctcctgggaacctgagcttggctttgctgcagctgggggtgggactgtccctgtccctcttgccctgtcactgggtgagctctggaggtacCAAGTGTCATAGACTCCCAGAGGGgttagggtgggaagggacctttcaagctcTGCCAgtctgcccccctgcagccagcagggacagccccaagcagagctgagagccccagacagcctggcctgggatggctccagggatggggcagctcccaggcccCGTCCTGGGATGCCTGATGCTCACTGCTGCAGGGTGGTGAGCAGGGGTCCTGGGGTGGTGATGGCTTTGTGCCTTGGCTGAGGCACACCACCTCCAGCAAGGGCATGGGGGGGCCtgatgctggctgtgctgtgcccacagcaggcaTCAACAGGGAGTTCAGCTTTATTTGTGGGGGgacccctgcagcacagctctggagtggagcagagtgaggagggagcagctctgagccccaTGGATGGTGACAGAGCCCAAGCAGCCTCCTCTGAGGAGCTGTGTCCTTATTAGCTCTGCTTTGTGCCCCTCTTAATCAGATGCTGCTCTGTGCATTCAGCAGGAGCCCTTTGGCCCTCACGACCCCTCTGGAATAGCCATGCATAGAAACAGCCTTCagggcctccagcagctctgtaattgcagccctcagccagaaacaggagcaggatggggatgcaaatgctgctggtggaggaagcaggagcagagggctgtagCTGCCccgtggtgctggggagggggaacagCTTCTCACCTTGCTGCCCAGGAGcttgggctgcccagaggcttggccagctggcagagcaggccTGGTTCCCCCTCAGGAAGGATCTGTGGGCACCccctgggaagcagccctggctggtggTACCCCCAAGcccatctgctctgcagcctgaccCAGATGAATCCCAGCCCAGGGACCCCACTCTGcacagcaggagagctctgggcTCCCTTTGGTTagctggagaccttccagtggTGGTCCTGAGCTCTTGGTGAGGGGAtgctcctgggcaggaggagatgcttgaggctgcccagggtgctccagctgaggttagggctgcagcaggaccttTTTGCATCGCTTGGAGGCCTTCCAGTCATTGTCCTGGGCCCCAGCAAAGGGCTGcttgggggcaggaggaggtgcttggggctgcccacagaggctctggcttgggagctgcagcaggaccccTTTGCTTTGGCTCCAGTTGTGGTCCTAGGCTGTAGCCCtggtgagaggctgctggggggcaggaggggatgctcagggatgctgcagctggggctggagctgcgtCAGGAGCCGTCAAACCTCGGGGACGTTCCATGTATCAAGCTGTAATTAGGAGCAGAGGCCAAGGGGGTGCAAGGAGCATTAATAAATGATCTCCCTTGCTGTTAATTGACGTGTCTCGGAGCCAGCCGATCGCTGAGCCCCTTCCAGGCGCATCCCGGGCTCGTTACCGCCGGCATTAGCATATTCAGGTTCCCCTGCTTAAAGCCAATtagctcctgggcagccctgaTTGGGAAGCCCTGGCCTCATTTCCACATCGTTTGGAATCGCTGGGAGAACCAAACAATGacggaggcagggctgggctggaaaatGCCCCGGGGGCTCTGCCCGCTCGGGGAGGCGCTGGCAGGACCCGCTGCCTGCTCTGAAGGGGCAGCGAGGATGAGGAGGGGGAGCGGCACAGTAATGAGGAGTCAAAAGGAACATTGCCTAATTTGCTCGCGGGCGGCTCGCTGGGGACTGCAGCCTGCCGAGTTCGGCCCCGGCGCCTTGCTCAGAGGCTCAACAGatgccctgctgcttcccctgggaagaggaggagctggaagggacagggctggggggtaAGCACGGCTGCCCACCATGCCCCCCGCCCCGCTTTGGGgaccctccagcagccaggatcTCCTcgggagggctgggagcagggacacAAGGCTGGGTCTGTCGCTCCTGACATCCTCCCTCTGCTGTTGCTCTTTTCTCGGTGCCTGCCTCCCAGCGAAGGTGCTGCTCTTTTGGCCGCCTGCGAGGGGCCAGTACCTTAAATTCTACCATCGCTGGTTCCAGTTTAACAACTTCatagctgctgtgcagccacaAAGGCAGCCTTGTCCGGCCGGCTGAGATAAGCCGCGGGGGTGATTCATATGCAGATCCGGGTGGTACCGGGTGTCTGCGGCGGGAGGATAAATCTGTCCCGAGCCTTGTCCCCTTCTCCTGGTTCCAAACTGTTTTACATCCACACAAAAAAGGTTCTGTCCCCTATTGAGCCCCGTCCCGGGCTGCCTGACACCCTGCTTTGAGAGGGGAGGTCCCCTGGGGGCGCAGCCGGATGGCgctgggtgcccctgggcaggcagagctgggctggggtgagaggagccctcagcaccactaagctgggctggcctggctgcttTTGTCCCCTTGCCCATCTTAGCTCCTTGAGAGAGTCCCTCTGTGGCCCTGCAGAGAGCTCTcactcccctcagcctttcacTCCCTTTTGTTGGGGCTTTTGCTCTCACTTCTTGGGGTTTTGATAGCAATGGAGAAGAggttccccacccccacccccacccccctgttCCACCTTTGGTGATGACACAGAACCTGCAAGCCCTGGGCctgatggcacccagcacccactgctGGGCATGACAGGgccacagaaggggttgggctggaagagaccttgaagatcactgagtccagcatCAACCTCTGCGGCCACTAAACcacggccccaggtgccatggccacacttccttggacacctccagggatggggactccaccacccccctgggcagcctgctccaatccaTGActactctggcagcaaaggaattgttcctcatgtccaaagcaaacttcccctggcacaatttgaggccatttcctcttctgatactagggagaagaagagctcaaacctcccccccccggctccagcctcctctcagggagctgcagagggcaatgaggtctcccccagccccctctgctccaggctgcacacccccagccccctcagctgctcctccccagccctgctctccagacccttccccagctctgtcgCCCTTCCCCGGACACAgagcagtgtgctgctgcttcatcaGGTCGGTGTAGCTGTGCCTGAAGCCCTGAGCCTGTCCCTTTGCACCCCCAGGAGCCTGATGCCACGGACCCTGGAGGGGCAGATCACCATGGAGAAGACCCCCAGCTACTTTGTGACCAAGGAGGCTCCGCGGCGCATCTACAACATGTCTCGGGACACGAAGCTGATCGTGGTGGTGAGGAACCCTGTCACCAGGGCCATCTCAGACTACACACAGACACTCTCCAAGAacccctccatccccagcttcCAGGCCCTGGCCTTCAAGAACCTCAGCACGGGGCTGGTGGACACGGGCTGGAGCGCGGTGCGCATCGGCATCTACGCCAAGCACCTGGACAACTGGCTGCAGTACTTCCCCCTCTCCAAGTTCCTCTTCGTCAGCGGGGAGAGGCTGGTCAGCGACCCCGCCGGGGAGGTGGCTCGTGTCCAGGACTTCCTGGGCCTGCAGAGGGTGGTGACAGACAAACACTTCTACTTCAACGAGACCAAGGGCTTTCCCTGCCTGAAGAagccagagggcagcagcaagccTCGCTGCCTGGGCAAGTCCAAGGGCAGACCCCACCCCAGGATCGACCTGCAGGTGGTGCAGCGCCTGCGGGAGTTCTACAGACCCTTCAACATGAAGTTCTATCAGATGACAGGGCAGGACTTCGGGTGGGACTGAGCCCTCCAAGGGCTTGGCACTGTGCTGGCACCTGGGCTGTTGGCAGCCTCCAGAGCCGGGACCgcggcccagggcagcctgtggctgctgtgctccGGGAGGCTCAAGGTTCCTGTGCTCCAGGGATGCTCCTGgatgctgctctccagggctgcctggctgctgtggtcCACAGGTCTCATGgctcctgtgctccaggagTCTCATGGCCACTatgctccagggctgcctggggctgctgtggtccACAGGTCTCATGgctcctgtgctccaggagTCTCATGGCCACTatgctccagggctgcctggctgctgtggtcCACAGGTCTCATGgctcctgtgctccaggagTCTCATGGCCACTatgctccagggctgcctggggctgctgtggtccACAGGTCTCATGGCTCCTGTGCTCCAGGGTTCTTGTGGCTTCTGTGGTCCAGGGATGCTCATGGCTCTTGTGGCTCAGGGGTCTCATGGCTGCCTTGGCCCAGGGATGCTCATGGTCCAGGGATGGCTGTGGCCACCCCACCACCAACCTCCTCCCTTTGTTCTAATTTATGTCAGACCTGTTCTGGTGAGAAATGGACCCTGCTGGAGTAGAGAGAAATATTTAAGAGAGAAACCCACAGATgacctctccccctccctgagcAGATTAAATATTCTTCCATATAGATCTTGCTGATCTCTCTTGCCTGGGGCCCTGCTGGGTGGCAGCCTGGGGCCCTGCTGGGTGGCAGCCTGGGGCCCTGCTGGGTGGCAGCCTGGGGCCCTGGGCACGTTGGCTCTGCCATCCACAATAAAAGCTTTGGAAACCACTCGGTCTGTGggcatgtggccagcaggttcttGCTAAATCAACCCTGGGTTCTGAGGGCTGGcagcatggtggggggtgggaggctgAGCAAGCAGCAGACCCCAAGGGTGGGATGTGCTCTGAAGACAGAAGATGGTCTGCAGGAGCTTCCAGCCCTGGTGAGCTGCCACCACCTGTCTGCAGCTccatcccccacctccctctggGCCTGGCCCGAGCAAGCTCTTTGCCCACCCCGGCCATGAGCAGAATGAGTGCCAGCGAATGCCAGCTCTGGGGTGAGGGAGCTGCTCTCACAGGAGGTTTCTCACCCTGGGGATGGAaatccctcctccccctgcccagagcccccccagcagagcagacaaAAGCTCCAGTCTTTGACCTCAGCTCAGGCACCTCAATAGATTTTCCAACCTGGAGCTGTGGAACACcaggaggggaggctgcaggaatgGCTTTAATCTGAATAACTCATTTTCCCCTTAATTAAAGACAGGGGAAACACTCAATTAACCTCCAATATCTTATTAGTGACATGATTTTGTCTCTGTAATGAGCTAATTAGGTGTTTGCAAGGGCCCCCAGGCCCTGCATTGTTTGCAAAtatgccttggctgcagtggtttctcccctggagcagcaacCCCAAGCTGCCCATCCTGCCTGGCAtctcctgccagctgtgccatcctctcccctcctcactgctgctctccagggggGTGGAGACAGCACCTCTGGTACCACCTCTGGGATGCTTCCCTGTCCCAGTTCCTCCTAGTTCCACACCAGCACATTATGCTTTACCCCAcagagctctccctgctcccacctCCCATCTGCTGCCACCTCACTGTGCCCCCAGGGAGTGGCAGCTATTTTCTGTCCCGGTGCTGGAGGCTGTAGCTGAGGGTcagctcctgtgcccagctccacttctgggctcctctggTCGCTACTGGGGGAAGTGAGCTGGGTGGGGATGGTTTGATGTGGTGTCAGAGGTCACTGCGAGcagatggctgctgctgcacggGCTCCGTGCATCCATCGGCGTGCTGGGATGGGATGTAGATGCCAGCAGTGTGGTGTGAGAGCCTGGGGCTTGTGGATGGTGTTAAGAACCTGGGATGGttaaagaggagaggaggctgagggtggaAATTGTAAAGAATTGGGGAAATGGGGGTGGGGAATCCTGAAAC from Dryobates pubescens isolate bDryPub1 chromosome 4, bDryPub1.pri, whole genome shotgun sequence includes these protein-coding regions:
- the HS3ST6 gene encoding heparan sulfate glucosamine 3-O-sulfotransferase 6 — protein: MGCSGRLVGPVGGRRASLLLTMIFFFTYFFYCLPGPCEPLPPTLLLPPPTALPDGSEMGLGVPGGDPGVSGGSRRFPQAIIVGVKKGGTRALLEFLRAHPGVRAVGAEPHFFDRCYEKGLRWYRSLMPRTLEGQITMEKTPSYFVTKEAPRRIYNMSRDTKLIVVVRNPVTRAISDYTQTLSKNPSIPSFQALAFKNLSTGLVDTGWSAVRIGIYAKHLDNWLQYFPLSKFLFVSGERLVSDPAGEVARVQDFLGLQRVVTDKHFYFNETKGFPCLKKPEGSSKPRCLGKSKGRPHPRIDLQVVQRLREFYRPFNMKFYQMTGQDFGWD